A single window of Flavobacterium sp. 140616W15 DNA harbors:
- a CDS encoding rhamnogalacturonan acetylesterase, which translates to MKYYLLIIFLISLNGTAQKTTLYCIGDSTMANKKDPERNPEYGWCQVLQSFFNESIVVDNRAVNGRSTKSFIAEKRWDTIYKLLKKGDYVFIQFGHNDEKIGDSLRYTNPHTAYRHNLIRFVNESREKGAIPVLFSSIARRNFNEQGVLIGTHGEYPLEARLVAQELKVPFIDLEYYTELLEQSYGPEQSKKLHLHYKAGEIAFYPDGKDDDTHLSLLGATEVAKLAVKQIKISDNILLKKLKSVLKN; encoded by the coding sequence TTGAAATATTATCTATTAATTATATTCTTAATAAGCCTTAACGGTACAGCACAAAAAACAACTTTATATTGCATTGGAGATTCTACAATGGCAAATAAAAAAGACCCAGAACGAAATCCAGAATACGGTTGGTGTCAAGTATTGCAGTCTTTTTTTAATGAAAGCATTGTCGTTGATAATAGAGCGGTCAATGGGAGAAGTACTAAAAGTTTTATAGCCGAAAAACGCTGGGATACGATATACAAACTACTAAAAAAAGGAGATTATGTATTTATTCAGTTTGGACATAATGATGAAAAAATAGGTGATTCTTTACGTTATACAAATCCGCATACGGCATATCGCCATAATTTGATCCGCTTTGTAAATGAAAGCAGAGAAAAAGGAGCAATCCCGGTATTATTTTCATCAATTGCAAGAAGAAATTTTAACGAACAAGGAGTTTTAATTGGGACACATGGAGAGTATCCATTAGAGGCTAGATTAGTCGCTCAGGAATTAAAAGTACCATTTATCGACTTAGAATATTATACTGAATTATTAGAGCAGTCTTATGGTCCAGAGCAATCTAAAAAACTTCATTTGCATTATAAGGCAGGGGAGATAGCATTTTACCCAGATGGTAAAGATGACGATACTCATCTTTCGTTATTAGGCGCAACTGAAGTAGCTAAATTGGCCGTTAAACAAATTAAAATTTCGGATAATATATTGCTTAAAAAACTTAAAAGTGTGCTAAAGAATTAA
- a CDS encoding VIT family protein: MEKEHHYINRSGWVRAAVLGANDGILSTTSLAIGIAAASTTREPIILATIAGLVAGALSMASGEYVSVSSQSDIETADLERERIALETVPELELIELADIYENRGLTPELAKEVAVQLTAHNALESHARDELGINEITQAKPLQAAFASAASFISGGILPLLVSIFAPLKDIVLFQYAFAIIFLALSGALAAKAGGSSTIKAVIRISVWGTFAMGISALVGYIFGVNV, translated from the coding sequence ATGGAGAAAGAGCACCATTATATAAACAGAAGTGGTTGGGTTCGTGCAGCAGTCCTTGGTGCTAATGATGGTATTTTATCAACTACTAGTCTCGCCATTGGTATTGCTGCGGCAAGTACTACTCGTGAACCTATTATTTTAGCTACTATAGCTGGTTTGGTAGCCGGTGCTTTATCTATGGCCTCTGGCGAATATGTTTCTGTAAGTTCTCAATCTGATATTGAAACTGCTGATCTAGAAAGAGAGCGCATTGCGTTAGAAACGGTGCCTGAGTTAGAGTTAATAGAGTTAGCCGACATCTACGAAAATAGAGGATTAACTCCTGAACTTGCCAAAGAAGTTGCTGTACAATTAACTGCCCATAATGCTCTAGAATCACATGCTAGAGATGAATTAGGTATTAACGAAATTACTCAGGCAAAACCCCTCCAAGCTGCTTTTGCTTCTGCCGCATCATTTATATCTGGTGGAATTCTACCTCTCCTTGTTTCAATTTTTGCTCCTCTTAAAGATATTGTGCTATTTCAATATGCTTTTGCTATTATATTCCTTGCTCTTTCTGGTGCCTTAGCTGCCAAAGCTGGCGGTTCTAGCACAATAAAAGCTGTAATAAGAATTTCCGTTTGGGGAACTTTTGCTATGGGAATATCTGCATTAGTTGGATACATTTTTGGGGTAAATGTTTAA
- a CDS encoding pectinesterase family protein: MEDKNTITVAQDGSGDFKLIQDAINAAKAFPYERVTIHIKNGTYYEKIRIPEFNNNISIIGESKEKTIITYDDYFGKMNLGRNSTFYTYTMLVEGNDFSASNLTIQNSSGDIGQAVALSIMGDRAYVFNCNILGNQDTLYASGNNSRQYFKDCYIEGTTDFIFGKATVLFENCQIHSIKNSYITAASTPEGKEFGFVFKNCTLTADKNATQVYLGRPWRIYAKTVFIECKMGSHILPQGWENWSKPEAEKTAFYAEYNCSGEGYKPEKRVLWAHQLSKKQAKKYTSENVLGFEAQRGKETK, encoded by the coding sequence ATTGAAGACAAAAATACAATTACCGTAGCCCAAGATGGATCAGGAGATTTTAAGCTTATTCAAGACGCTATAAATGCCGCAAAAGCATTTCCTTATGAAAGAGTAACGATACATATTAAAAACGGAACTTATTATGAGAAAATAAGAATCCCAGAATTCAATAACAATATTTCTATAATAGGGGAAAGCAAAGAAAAGACAATCATTACCTACGATGATTATTTTGGAAAAATGAATTTAGGCAGAAACAGTACATTCTATACTTATACAATGCTAGTAGAAGGAAATGATTTTTCGGCATCAAATTTAACAATTCAAAATTCTTCTGGCGACATTGGTCAAGCAGTAGCATTATCGATTATGGGAGACAGAGCATATGTATTTAATTGTAATATTTTAGGGAATCAAGATACATTATACGCATCGGGAAATAATTCAAGACAATACTTTAAAGATTGTTATATAGAAGGAACAACGGATTTTATTTTTGGAAAAGCAACAGTTCTATTTGAAAATTGTCAGATTCACAGTATCAAGAATTCTTATATAACAGCAGCATCCACGCCTGAAGGTAAGGAATTCGGATTTGTTTTTAAAAACTGTACTCTTACAGCAGATAAAAATGCAACACAGGTATATTTAGGAAGGCCATGGCGCATTTATGCTAAAACGGTTTTCATAGAATGCAAAATGGGAAGTCATATTTTGCCACAAGGCTGGGAAAATTGGTCAAAACCAGAAGCAGAAAAAACAGCTTTTTATGCCGAGTATAATTGCAGTGGCGAAGGATACAAACCAGAGAAAAGAGTTTTATGGGCACATCAATTAAGTAAAAAGCAAGCTAAAAAATATACGAGTGAGAATGTCTTAGGATTCGAGGCTCAAAGAGGCAAAGAGACAAAGTAG
- a CDS encoding ABC transporter ATP-binding protein, with the protein MILFWKYLKPYSWLIVLVLFFAGISQILSLYDPIIFGKIIDDYALKNNQSDNSKENGVIKLLIIAVVIALTARLFLSLKDYVLRMIVQKFGMQIFNDGLRQTLRLPFQEFEDQSSGEILSVLQKVRTDTEKFISAFINILFTSVVGIGFLMWYAVTKHWALIPVFFIGVVILGGLTSILSKSIKTLQRSLIRQNRQMSGTITESLRNIELVKSLGLTYPEIRRLKVHTQEIYDLEMEKVKKMRTLTFLQGSILIFLKQSILFILLWLIFKNVLSPGELISMQFISSGIISPLQDLGSIIISYREAETALFLFNELMQKEPEYSPEEPVEVGSISQLHFNNVVFKHKNATYNAIQNISFKAKLGDNIAFVGPSGSGKSTLVKLLVGLYRPVEGDILYDDISIKDLRYNHVRRQMGFVTQDTQLFSGTIRENLLFVKPDATEEEMLSAIKKASATPIILNSGKGLDTVLGEGGKKLSGGEKQRLSIARALLRKPKILIFDEATSALDSLTESQITQTVREISVDKQQITILIAHRLSTIMHADTIFVLERGKIIEQGTHHELVDKKGLYYAMWRQQIGERKEDLPSSKNTNKKSKI; encoded by the coding sequence ATGATTTTATTCTGGAAATATCTCAAACCATACAGTTGGCTCATAGTTTTAGTTTTGTTCTTTGCTGGTATTTCACAAATTCTTTCTCTTTATGATCCCATCATTTTCGGAAAAATTATAGATGATTATGCTTTAAAAAACAACCAAAGCGACAATAGTAAAGAAAATGGTGTCATAAAACTATTAATAATAGCAGTTGTTATTGCTCTCACGGCTCGTTTATTTCTTTCACTCAAGGACTATGTATTGCGAATGATAGTACAAAAATTTGGAATGCAAATTTTCAATGACGGACTAAGGCAAACACTTAGATTACCTTTTCAGGAATTTGAAGACCAAAGTAGTGGAGAAATATTGTCTGTTTTACAAAAAGTACGCACTGATACTGAGAAATTTATTTCAGCATTTATAAACATCTTATTTACTTCGGTAGTAGGCATTGGTTTCTTAATGTGGTATGCAGTTACTAAGCATTGGGCGCTTATTCCTGTTTTTTTTATTGGTGTTGTTATCTTGGGAGGATTGACTAGTATTTTAAGCAAATCAATTAAAACCTTGCAACGTTCGCTCATTCGACAAAATCGGCAAATGAGTGGTACTATAACGGAGAGTCTACGGAATATAGAACTAGTAAAAAGTCTAGGGCTTACCTATCCCGAAATTCGACGTTTAAAGGTTCATACTCAAGAAATTTACGACTTAGAGATGGAAAAAGTCAAGAAAATGAGAACGCTTACTTTTCTTCAAGGTAGTATTTTGATATTTCTTAAACAGTCTATCCTATTTATTTTATTGTGGTTAATTTTTAAGAATGTTTTATCTCCTGGTGAACTTATTTCAATGCAATTTATATCTTCTGGAATCATTAGCCCATTACAAGATCTTGGAAGTATAATTATCTCATATCGTGAAGCTGAGACTGCTTTATTTTTGTTTAATGAATTAATGCAAAAAGAACCTGAATATAGTCCTGAAGAACCTGTAGAAGTTGGTTCAATTAGTCAATTACATTTTAACAATGTCGTTTTCAAGCATAAAAATGCAACTTATAATGCTATTCAGAACATTTCATTTAAAGCTAAACTTGGAGATAATATTGCTTTTGTAGGTCCATCTGGTTCAGGAAAATCAACTCTTGTAAAACTATTGGTGGGGCTATACCGCCCCGTTGAAGGCGATATCCTTTATGATGATATTTCTATTAAAGATTTACGATACAATCATGTTCGAAGACAAATGGGTTTTGTAACACAAGATACGCAACTATTTTCAGGAACTATTCGTGAAAATCTATTATTTGTTAAGCCAGATGCTACTGAAGAAGAAATGCTTTCGGCCATAAAAAAAGCATCTGCAACTCCAATAATATTAAATTCAGGTAAAGGGCTTGATACTGTTTTGGGTGAAGGTGGAAAAAAACTCTCGGGTGGTGAAAAGCAACGTCTTTCTATTGCTAGAGCTCTATTACGCAAACCAAAAATATTGATATTCGATGAAGCAACTTCTGCTTTAGATTCCCTCACTGAATCTCAAATTACGCAAACTGTTAGAGAAATATCTGTTGACAAACAACAAATTACTATTCTAATTGCTCATCGACTATCCACTATTATGCATGCCGATACTATTTTTGTACTCGAGCGTGGAAAAATTATTGAACAAGGAACTCACCATGAACTTGTTGATAAAAAAGGGTTGTATTATGCAATGTGGAGGCAACAAATTGGTGAACGTAAAGAGGATTTGCCATCATCCAAAAACACAAATAAAAAAAGCAAGATTTAA
- the galK gene encoding galactokinase gives MNEILIKKTSHFFTEKFGNEPQKIILSPGRINIIGEHIDYNDGYVLPAAIDKIICFALEKNNSQKSKIYAIDLNDEFELDLTKEIQLSDIVWTNYILGVVKQLQDNGFSLEGFNCVFSSNIPVGSGLSSSAALECGMIFGIKELFNLTINKVDIALLGQKAEHWVGINCGIMDQFSSVHGLENKVIKLDCKTLEFEYHEANFNNYALVLFDSNVKHSLFTSEYNTRREECEKGLSIIKKYFPEIKSFRDCQESQLLSIRDKMDKIVFKRVHYVINEIRRVAQACDALDNGNIELLGQLLFDTHKGLSVDYEVSCEELDMLVATAKEDDAIIGSRLMGGGFGGCTINLIKKGQENEVKNKFSSLYLDIFGIELKFYDVKIGTGTSLYTLDK, from the coding sequence ATGAATGAAATTTTAATCAAAAAAACATCCCATTTTTTTACAGAAAAATTTGGGAATGAACCTCAAAAAATAATTCTTTCACCAGGAAGAATCAATATAATTGGTGAGCATATTGATTATAATGATGGATATGTATTACCGGCCGCTATAGATAAAATTATTTGTTTTGCTTTAGAAAAAAACAATTCTCAAAAATCAAAAATTTACGCAATAGATTTAAATGATGAATTTGAATTAGATTTAACAAAAGAAATTCAATTGAGCGATATTGTATGGACAAATTATATTTTAGGTGTTGTAAAACAGCTTCAGGATAATGGTTTTTCTTTAGAAGGATTTAATTGTGTTTTTAGCAGTAATATTCCAGTAGGTTCAGGATTATCATCTTCGGCAGCATTAGAATGCGGGATGATTTTTGGTATAAAAGAACTTTTTAATCTTACTATCAATAAAGTAGATATTGCATTATTAGGACAAAAAGCAGAACATTGGGTAGGAATTAATTGTGGTATCATGGATCAATTTTCAAGTGTTCATGGATTAGAAAATAAAGTAATTAAATTAGATTGCAAAACACTAGAATTCGAATACCACGAAGCAAATTTTAATAATTATGCCTTGGTGTTATTTGACAGTAATGTAAAACATTCGCTATTTACATCTGAGTATAATACGCGTCGTGAAGAATGCGAAAAAGGACTGTCGATAATCAAAAAATATTTTCCAGAGATCAAGAGTTTTAGAGATTGTCAAGAAAGCCAATTATTAAGCATTCGAGACAAAATGGATAAAATTGTTTTTAAAAGAGTGCATTATGTTATAAATGAAATTAGACGTGTTGCACAAGCATGTGATGCTCTTGATAATGGAAACATAGAACTTTTAGGACAACTATTATTTGATACTCATAAAGGTTTGTCTGTTGATTATGAGGTTAGTTGCGAAGAGTTAGACATGCTTGTTGCAACAGCAAAAGAGGATGATGCTATAATAGGTTCTAGATTGATGGGTGGGGGATTTGGAGGCTGTACAATCAATTTAATTAAAAAAGGACAAGAAAATGAGGTGAAAAATAAGTTTTCGTCCCTTTATTTAGATATATTTGGTATTGAATTAAAATTTTACGACGTAAAAATCGGAACTGGAACATCACTTTACACCTTAGATAAATAA
- a CDS encoding DoxX family protein, with product MYSSIANFSDYYIYEATAKGIPSSYILVPLVGVLELLGGLSILTGFMAKWGAWLIILILLPVTFIMHDFWNVVDPVRHQYVLMTFMRNLSIIGAALMISFFGPGPFSFDEYKARL from the coding sequence ATGTATTCTTCAATCGCAAATTTTTCAGATTATTATATTTATGAAGCGACAGCAAAAGGAATACCCTCTTCTTATATCTTAGTGCCCTTAGTTGGTGTTCTTGAATTATTAGGTGGATTAAGTATTTTAACTGGATTCATGGCCAAATGGGGAGCATGGTTGATAATTTTAATTCTTTTGCCCGTGACATTCATCATGCACGATTTTTGGAATGTTGTAGATCCTGTTCGTCATCAATATGTACTTATGACATTTATGAGAAACTTATCTATCATTGGAGCTGCATTAATGATTTCTTTTTTTGGTCCTGGACCATTTAGTTTCGATGAATATAAAGCGAGATTATAG
- a CDS encoding Hsp20/alpha crystallin family protein, giving the protein MLSIRKNENNSQSLPSLLDDIFGRELFNWENNNFSATSTTLPSVNVKETDNNFEVELAAPGMDKKDFKVTFDNDLLTISSSKKDEKETVEDNFTRREFSYQSFQRSFKLPNNVVDEENIKANYDNGLLHLVIPKKEEAKENKAPRVIEIS; this is encoded by the coding sequence ATGTTAAGTATCAGAAAAAACGAAAATAATTCACAATCATTACCATCATTATTGGATGATATTTTTGGACGTGAGCTTTTTAACTGGGAAAACAATAATTTTTCAGCTACAAGTACAACACTACCGTCAGTAAACGTTAAAGAAACTGACAATAATTTTGAGGTAGAACTTGCAGCACCAGGAATGGATAAAAAAGATTTTAAAGTTACTTTTGACAATGATTTATTGACAATTTCATCAAGTAAAAAAGATGAAAAAGAAACTGTTGAAGATAATTTTACTCGTAGAGAATTTAGTTATCAATCATTCCAACGCAGTTTTAAATTGCCTAACAATGTGGTTGATGAAGAAAATATAAAAGCGAATTACGATAACGGACTTTTACATCTTGTTATTCCTAAAAAGGAAGAAGCAAAGGAAAATAAAGCGCCGCGAGTGATTGAAATTAGTTAA
- a CDS encoding 4-hydroxy-tetrahydrodipicolinate reductase, producing the protein MKIGLIGFGKTGKSVASVLLENKAFCLEWVLRQSTVLEHRSVPEFFGVPSDEPGLIYSSSKTTIKELLDKHPVDIIIDFSSSLGIHTYGEAAAQRGIKIISAISHYTEKELNLLKKLAIKTTVFWSPNITLGVNYLLFAAKFLKKIAPWVDIEVNEEHFKLKQGTSGTAIKIAEALDVEKENINSVRAGGIVGKHEVIFGFPYQTVRLIHESISREAFGTGVVFVAVNIENKEIGLYNFEDILAPYFQMDN; encoded by the coding sequence ATGAAAATAGGATTAATAGGATTTGGAAAAACAGGAAAATCGGTTGCTTCAGTGTTACTAGAAAATAAGGCTTTTTGTTTAGAATGGGTTTTAAGGCAAAGTACAGTACTTGAACATCGATCAGTTCCAGAATTTTTTGGAGTTCCATCAGATGAGCCAGGATTAATATATTCAAGCTCAAAAACAACTATAAAAGAGCTCTTAGACAAGCATCCCGTAGATATTATAATTGACTTTTCTTCTAGCTTAGGTATTCATACTTATGGCGAGGCTGCAGCACAAAGAGGAATTAAAATTATATCTGCAATATCTCATTATACAGAAAAAGAGTTAAACCTTCTGAAAAAATTAGCCATTAAAACAACTGTATTTTGGTCTCCAAATATTACATTAGGGGTAAATTATTTGTTATTTGCTGCTAAATTTTTAAAGAAAATAGCTCCTTGGGTAGATATTGAAGTAAACGAAGAACATTTTAAATTAAAACAAGGAACGTCAGGCACGGCTATTAAAATTGCGGAAGCTCTAGATGTCGAAAAAGAAAATATAAATTCGGTTAGGGCAGGAGGTATTGTAGGAAAACATGAAGTAATATTTGGATTTCCATATCAAACGGTGCGACTTATTCACGAATCAATTTCAAGAGAAGCATTTGGAACGGGCGTTGTTTTTGTAGCTGTAAATATTGAAAATAAAGAAATAGGATTGTATAATTTTGAAGATAT
- a CDS encoding glycoside hydrolase family 28 protein, translated as MKYSFLLVLLLSLNSFAQTIDYPTNKVDSIVSRIKLPVIPSYQINVVTLGAKGDSISDSKPAFEKAMAMCKKNNGGTIRVPKGIYKLNGPIHFVSNVKLVIEKDAKIKFSDNPNHYLPMVLTSWEGTMLYNYSPLVYAYNCTNIVITGEGTIDGEGGKIWKSFKAKEGAGKNLSRKMNHNNVPLKERKFGDGYFLRPQMIQFFNCKNILVEKIRIENSPFWCLHLLKSESITVRDLTYKSLNHNNDGIDPEYAKDVLIERITFNNGDDNIAIKAGRDHEGRANSATPSENIVIRDCNFKGLHGIVLGSEMSAGIKNIYVENCKTVGYLKRGIYLKTNADRGGYIKDVFVKNIKLDEVEDCLYITANYHGEGKGFPSEISNISFSNISCNKATGTGIVIQGFPEKKVRNISLNNIEIKSAKNAISNSNTENVTINEVYIGEKATVPTAVSKH; from the coding sequence ATGAAATACAGCTTTCTTTTAGTTCTATTACTATCATTAAATAGTTTTGCACAAACAATTGATTATCCAACAAACAAAGTTGATTCAATTGTGAGCAGAATCAAGTTACCAGTAATTCCTTCATATCAAATAAATGTTGTTACGCTTGGTGCTAAAGGAGATTCGATAAGCGATAGCAAACCCGCTTTTGAAAAAGCAATGGCAATGTGCAAGAAAAATAATGGAGGAACAATACGAGTTCCTAAGGGTATTTACAAACTCAACGGACCAATCCATTTTGTGAGCAATGTAAAATTAGTAATAGAAAAAGATGCTAAAATAAAATTTAGTGATAATCCCAATCATTATCTGCCAATGGTACTTACAAGTTGGGAAGGAACCATGTTATATAATTACAGTCCGCTAGTGTATGCATATAATTGTACAAATATTGTTATAACAGGCGAAGGAACAATAGATGGAGAGGGAGGGAAAATATGGAAAAGTTTTAAAGCAAAAGAAGGAGCAGGGAAAAATTTAAGTCGTAAAATGAATCATAATAATGTACCATTAAAAGAACGAAAATTTGGAGATGGATATTTTTTGAGACCGCAAATGATTCAGTTTTTTAATTGTAAAAACATTTTAGTAGAGAAAATTAGAATCGAAAATTCCCCTTTTTGGTGTTTACATTTATTAAAATCAGAAAGTATAACCGTTAGAGATTTAACCTATAAATCATTAAATCATAACAACGACGGAATCGATCCAGAGTACGCAAAAGATGTTTTAATAGAACGAATTACATTTAACAATGGCGATGATAATATTGCAATTAAAGCAGGAAGAGATCACGAAGGAAGAGCAAATAGCGCTACGCCAAGTGAAAACATTGTGATTAGAGATTGCAATTTTAAAGGACTTCATGGAATAGTTTTAGGAAGCGAAATGTCGGCAGGAATTAAAAATATTTATGTTGAGAATTGTAAAACAGTAGGTTACTTAAAAAGAGGGATTTATTTAAAAACAAATGCCGATAGAGGCGGTTATATAAAAGATGTTTTTGTTAAAAATATTAAGCTAGACGAAGTTGAAGATTGCCTTTATATTACAGCTAATTATCATGGAGAAGGAAAAGGTTTTCCATCAGAAATATCAAATATTTCATTCTCAAATATCTCATGTAATAAAGCGACAGGAACAGGAATTGTTATTCAGGGATTTCCAGAGAAAAAAGTTAGAAATATTTCATTGAATAATATCGAAATCAAATCAGCTAAGAATGCAATTTCTAATAGCAATACCGAAAATGTTACTATAAATGAGGTTTATATTGGAGAAAAAGCAACAGTGCCTACAGCAGTTTCGAAGCATTAG